In Desulfurococcaceae archaeon, one genomic interval encodes:
- a CDS encoding winged helix-turn-helix domain-containing protein codes for MKKKRDLLQVYSEVLKELYKNPMRLTHIMRKCNLDTRMAKQVIGALTSRGLIALKNEGNYKLYYITEKGTKFLELYEGLQELLKK; via the coding sequence TTGAAGAAGAAGCGCGATCTGTTACAAGTGTACTCCGAGGTGCTGAAAGAGCTTTATAAGAATCCTATGAGGCTAACCCACATTATGAGGAAGTGCAACCTGGATACCAGAATGGCTAAACAAGTTATTGGTGCACTAACGTCAAGAGGCCTCATAGCCCTCAAGAACGAGGGGAACTATAAGCTCTACTACATTACGGAGAAGGGGACTAAATTCCTGGAGCTCTATGAAGGCCTGCAGGAACTTCTAAAGAAGTAA
- a CDS encoding winged helix-turn-helix domain-containing protein, whose translation MIFLAKRRDIVEVMNEVLEGISKGLPITRIMMYSSVNYAYMKKVVLLLSDRGLIKVEKDPEEMRFHYYLTTKGIYLRNLLNSLNGLLVYSYGNANDASWDPEYDAKYIEEKSRIVVKELSTKKKRSHIEIYFAILSSITNKPRTISSIANHCYINLEQATKYLKELLELDMVVEVSDLNKKKYQVTGKGMRFLDTYLRIYELVRGLD comes from the coding sequence ATGATCTTCTTAGCTAAAAGAAGGGATATTGTTGAGGTTATGAATGAGGTTCTAGAAGGCATTTCCAAGGGACTCCCCATTACGCGCATCATGATGTACTCTAGTGTAAACTATGCCTACATGAAGAAGGTCGTTCTACTTTTATCGGATAGGGGTTTAATTAAGGTGGAAAAGGATCCCGAGGAAATGAGGTTCCATTACTACTTGACAACAAAGGGTATATATCTGCGAAATCTGCTGAACAGCCTTAACGGCCTTTTAGTATACAGTTATGGTAATGCTAATGACGCTAGTTGGGACCCCGAATACGACGCAAAGTACATTGAAGAGAAGTCACGCATTGTAGTAAAAGAACTAAGTACTAAGAAGAAGAGAAGCCACATAGAGATATACTTTGCTATTCTCAGCTCCATTACGAATAAGCCGAGAACCATCTCGTCAATAGCTAACCACTGCTACATCAACTTAGAGCAAGCTACCAAGTACCTAAAGGAGCTGTTAGAGTTAGACATGGTAGTAGAGGTTAGTGACCTGAATAAGAAGAAGTACCAGGTCACGGGTAAAGGTATGCGGTTTCTAGACACTTACTTGAGAATATACGAGCTTGTACGCGGTCTAGATTAA